A stretch of the Leptidea sinapis chromosome 17, ilLepSina1.1, whole genome shotgun sequence genome encodes the following:
- the LOC126968978 gene encoding neuroguidin, with translation MVQASEETEVPDLIQAVKLFKEMNMNVQQVSTLVDSMLTRVKNGEMTTDKGLSFLEMKYQMLLSYLINLTYIILRKCSGEKIESDPSVDRLIEIRTVLEKIRPIDSKLKYQIDKLVKTAVTGATSENDPQSYHANPANLVSKIENSDDESSEESDTGDKTKNSKSNVYVPPKLAAVHYDESISKADNEKKKENARKQFLNSSVMRELREEYSEAPVEVSTGNHVKHSVSKYEQERTDYEENYLTRLPVTKADKNRRKKLTTVGMLADEVTGKRIMPKKHKLKTKKGKGFKRRKTH, from the exons ATGGTTcag GCAAGTGAAGAAACTGAGGTGCCAGATTTAATTCAAGCtgtaaaattgtttaaagaaaTGAACATGAATGTACAACAAGTATCAACGCTTGTTGATAGTATGTTAACTCGAGTAAAAAATGGTGAAATGACAACAGATAAAGGATTGAGTTTTCTAGAGATGAAATATCAAATGCTTCTAAGTTACTTGATTAATTTGACttacattattttaagaaaatgcTCTGGGGAAAAAATTGAATCAGATCCCTCTGTAGATAGACTTATAGAGATAAGAACGGTACTTGAGAAGATTCGTCCTATAGATTCTAAACTTAAATATCAAATAGACAAACTTGTTAAAACTGCAGTTACTGGAGCTACTTCTGAAAATGACCCACAGTCCTATCATGCCAATCCTGCTAATTTGGtaagtaaaattgaaaatagtgatGATGAATCTAGTGAAGAGTCTGATACTGGGGACAAAACAAAGAATAGCAAAAGTAATGTTTATGTACCTCCAAAATTGGCAGCTGTACATTATGATGAAAGTATTTCTAAAGCAGATAAtgagaagaagaaagaaaatgCTAGAAAACAGTTCTTAAACTCTAGTGTCATGAGAGAACTACGAGAAGAATATTCTGAAGCACCAGTTGAGGTGAGTACAGGGAACCATGTTAAACATTCAGTATCTAAATATGAACAGGAGAGGACTGACTATGAAGAAAATTATCTCACACGTCTCCCTGTGACAAAGGCAGATAAAAATCGTAGGAAAAAATTAACAACTGTTGGTATGTTGGCTGATGAAGTTACAGGAAAAAGGATTATGCCTaagaaacataaattaaaaacaaaaaaaggcaAAGGTTTTAAAAGAAGGAAAacacattaa
- the LOC126968989 gene encoding carbonyl reductase [NADPH] 3-like, with product MATKVAIVTGGNRGIGFEIVKGLCLKYDGIVYLTARDEDRGKKAVQKLEQMGLKPVFHKLDVTSHKSIEEFAAHIQTNNQGIDILVNNAGILDFDKSVSSYEDSKKLLDTNFYSLLKISDILYPLLLNTARIINLSSDWGLLSNIRKQTWFDILEKDNLSVEEILQFVDDFLQGAKSGKNTFMSFAGHYGDYKVSKVAMSALTFVQQREFLKLGRDISVNCVHPGFVKTDMTKGMGDFSPERGARAPLYLALEAPQSLKGTFVWHDCHQVNWDD from the coding sequence atggcaACCAAAGTAGCTATAGTCACAGGAGGCAACCGTGGTATAGGTTTTGAAATTGTTAAGGGTCTATGTCTTAAGTATGATGGTATTGTGTACCTCACAGCTAGAGATGAGGATAGGGGCAAGAAAGCCGTCCAAAAACTTGAACAGATGGGATTAAAACCGGTATTTCATAAACTTGATGTGACAAGCCATAAGAGCATAGAAGAATTTGCTGCACACATTCAAACTAATAACCAAGGAATAGACATTCTAGTAAACAATGCAGGTATTCTTGATTTCGATAAATCTGTGTCATCATATGAAGATTCAAAAAAGTTGCTCGACACGAATTTCTACAGCCTCTTGAAAATATCAGATATTTTATATCCCCTGCTATTAAATACAGCTAGAATTATAAACTTAAGCAGTGATTGGGGTTTGTTGTCAAATATCAGAAAGCAAACTTGGTTCGATATTCTAGAAAAAGATAATTTATCTGTGGAGGAGATATTACAGTTTGTTGATGATTTTCTACAAGGTGCAAAAAGTggtaaaaacacatttatgtCATTTGCTGGTCATTATGGTGATTATAAAGTGTCAAAGGTAGCCATGTCCGCCTTAACCTTTGTACAGCAGAGAGAATTTTTGAAGCTTGGTAGGGACATATCTGTAAACTGTGTACATCCAGGCTTTGTCAAGACAGATATGACAAAAGGAATGGGGGATTTTTCTCCAGAACGTGGTGCTCGGGCTCCATTATACTTGGCATTGGAAGCCCCACAGTCTCTTAAGGGTACATTTGTTTGGCATGACTGTCACCAAGTGAATTGGGATGATTGa